From the Accumulibacter sp. genome, one window contains:
- the gpmI gene encoding 2,3-bisphosphoglycerate-independent phosphoglycerate mutase, translating to MLQKSASFPGIQGPVVTIIMDGYGIAKTDVGSAIAAARKPTLDRLLASCPNVTLRAHGIAVGMPSDDDMGNSEVGHNAIGAGQVYSQGAALVADAIAVGSIWQGTAWQQIVAGAKAGRGVIHFLGLFSDGNVHSHIDHLRAMVLRAKDEGVPSVRVHILLDGRDVPETSALEYVLPFEAFLAEVSGAGFDARIASGGGRMNITMDRYEANWNMVERGWQTHVLGQGEQYASASQAIEALRARSPATIDQDLPPFVIASAGHPVGTIEDGDSVVFFNFRGDRAIEITRAFEEANFDKFDRVRLPRVTYAGMLQYDGDLKLPKRFLVDPPAILDTMGEWFAKSGITQFACSETQKFGHVTYFWNGNRSNKFAGETYEEVPSDVVPFEQRPWMKAAEIADAMIAALRSGQYRTLRCNFANGDMVGHTGHFRAATMAIEAVDLQLARILPVIDAMGGVALITADHGNADEMYEIDKKSGQPARNADGSFKSKTSHTLNPVPLILYDQVSGGRLGLTQTASAGLSNIAATIANLLGFEKHDKWDESLLTVKQA from the coding sequence ATGTTGCAGAAATCTGCCTCCTTCCCCGGAATTCAGGGCCCTGTTGTCACGATCATCATGGATGGCTACGGCATCGCCAAAACGGATGTCGGCAGCGCCATCGCCGCGGCCAGGAAACCCACCCTGGACCGCCTCCTCGCCAGTTGCCCGAATGTCACCCTGCGTGCCCATGGCATCGCGGTCGGAATGCCCTCCGACGACGACATGGGCAACTCCGAAGTCGGCCACAACGCCATCGGTGCCGGCCAGGTCTACAGCCAGGGCGCGGCGCTGGTCGCCGACGCCATCGCCGTGGGCTCGATCTGGCAAGGCACAGCCTGGCAGCAGATCGTCGCCGGCGCCAAGGCAGGCCGCGGCGTCATCCACTTCCTCGGCCTCTTCTCCGACGGCAACGTACACAGCCACATCGACCACCTGCGGGCGATGGTCCTGCGCGCGAAGGATGAAGGTGTGCCGAGCGTGCGCGTCCATATCCTGCTGGATGGGCGCGACGTACCCGAAACCAGTGCCCTCGAATATGTCCTGCCGTTCGAAGCCTTCCTCGCGGAAGTCAGTGGAGCAGGCTTCGACGCCCGCATCGCCTCCGGCGGTGGCCGCATGAACATCACCATGGACCGCTACGAGGCGAACTGGAACATGGTCGAGCGCGGCTGGCAAACGCACGTCCTCGGTCAGGGCGAGCAGTACGCGAGTGCGTCGCAGGCGATCGAAGCGCTGCGTGCGCGCTCGCCGGCAACGATCGACCAGGATCTGCCGCCTTTCGTGATCGCCAGCGCCGGCCATCCGGTCGGCACCATCGAGGATGGTGACTCGGTCGTCTTCTTCAACTTCCGCGGCGACCGCGCGATCGAAATCACCCGTGCCTTCGAGGAGGCGAACTTCGACAAGTTCGACCGCGTCCGCCTGCCGCGCGTGACCTACGCCGGAATGTTGCAGTACGACGGCGACCTCAAGCTGCCCAAGCGCTTCCTGGTCGACCCGCCGGCGATCCTCGACACCATGGGCGAGTGGTTTGCCAAGTCCGGGATCACCCAGTTCGCCTGTTCCGAAACGCAGAAGTTCGGCCATGTGACCTACTTCTGGAACGGCAACCGCTCGAACAAGTTTGCTGGCGAGACCTACGAAGAGGTGCCGAGCGACGTCGTCCCCTTCGAACAGCGGCCGTGGATGAAGGCTGCGGAGATCGCCGATGCGATGATCGCTGCCCTCAGGAGCGGGCAGTACCGGACCCTGCGCTGCAATTTCGCGAACGGCGACATGGTCGGCCACACGGGGCACTTCCGCGCGGCGACGATGGCGATCGAAGCCGTCGACCTGCAGCTGGCACGCATCCTGCCGGTGATCGACGCGATGGGCGGTGTTGCCCTCATCACCGCCGATCATGGCAATGCGGACGAGATGTACGAGATCGACAAGAAGAGCGGACAACCAGCCAGGAATGCGGACGGGTCGTTCAAGAGCAAGACCTCGCACACCTTGAACCCGGTGCCGCTGATCCTCTACGACCAGGTCAGCGGCGGCCGGCTTGGGCTGACACAGACCGCCAGCGCGGGCCTGTCGAACATCGCCGCGACGATCGCCAACCTGCTCGGCTTCGAGAAGCACGACAAGTGGGATGAGAGCCTGCTGACGGTCAAACAGGCTTAG